In Oceanispirochaeta sp. M1, a single genomic region encodes these proteins:
- a CDS encoding S8/S53 family peptidase, producing MLQRSLLFYFFLILILIGCSKAPTKEIIEIPYSLHFENANSRITYFTVHNIREGWSYSKGKGIKIGILDNAFGFDEHSELYKGGLSFQNDQYREVFNTMAGHGYWMASTLHEIAPEAEIYALGVFSNDEDYQVESMLRAIDWAIANHLDILTYSGARISEKNRIILDGALDKLDEKGILTTFIHCPHEMNILPSEKSPPIDEIENTPLFNIYKYDYSTLFPYDYVDYSGKWNTNTQKPFLSISSTSPVLAGFIAMIISIDSTLNSDEIKELLLETSYTFETDDIRINNAVNIGAAVRSLKKEQ from the coding sequence ATGTTACAAAGATCATTACTGTTTTATTTTTTTCTTATTTTAATATTGATTGGCTGTAGTAAGGCACCAACCAAAGAAATAATAGAGATTCCATATAGTCTTCATTTTGAAAATGCTAATTCCAGGATCACGTACTTTACCGTCCATAATATCAGGGAAGGATGGAGTTACTCTAAAGGTAAAGGTATAAAAATAGGAATCTTAGATAATGCTTTTGGATTCGACGAGCATTCTGAATTATATAAAGGTGGATTAAGTTTCCAAAATGATCAATATAGAGAAGTGTTTAATACAATGGCCGGTCATGGATATTGGATGGCTTCAACATTACATGAAATAGCTCCTGAGGCTGAAATATATGCTTTGGGGGTCTTTTCAAATGACGAGGATTATCAAGTAGAATCTATGCTTAGAGCTATCGATTGGGCAATTGCAAATCACTTGGACATACTAACATATTCAGGTGCGAGGATATCTGAGAAAAACCGGATAATACTGGATGGCGCCTTAGATAAATTAGATGAAAAAGGAATACTCACAACATTCATCCACTGTCCCCATGAGATGAACATTTTACCTTCAGAAAAAAGCCCTCCGATTGATGAGATAGAAAATACTCCTTTGTTTAATATATACAAGTATGATTATTCGACATTATTCCCTTATGACTATGTTGATTATTCAGGGAAATGGAATACTAATACTCAAAAACCATTTTTATCAATCTCCTCAACATCTCCAGTTCTGGCAGGTTTTATTGCAATGATAATAAGCATTGATTCTACTCTCAATTCAGATGAGATAAAGGAACTTCTATTAGAAACTAGTTATACATTTGAAACTGATGATATCAGGATTAATAATGCAGTCAATATAGGTGCAGCTGTTAGATCGCTGAAGAAAGAGCAGTAG
- a CDS encoding GNAT family N-acetyltransferase has product MDIPIVETERLRLRGFVLSDFEELVKLNMNQDFVNFFGTGEVISRYESWNVLSMMVGHWQLREFGLWLVEDKISNTFIGRVGCWQPEGWPGVEVAWGISPSYWGKGYAPEAARASIEWAFSNISTNKLISVIHPENKASKRVAIKIGEKHTSTEIVNGKKSDIYTITRD; this is encoded by the coding sequence ATGGACATACCTATAGTAGAAACAGAAAGACTAAGACTACGTGGTTTCGTATTATCTGATTTCGAAGAGTTAGTGAAGCTTAATATGAATCAAGATTTTGTTAATTTTTTTGGAACAGGAGAAGTTATAAGTAGATATGAGAGTTGGAATGTCCTTTCTATGATGGTCGGACATTGGCAACTAAGGGAATTTGGTTTATGGCTCGTAGAGGACAAAATAAGTAATACATTTATTGGACGTGTTGGTTGCTGGCAACCCGAAGGATGGCCAGGGGTTGAAGTGGCTTGGGGGATATCACCAAGTTATTGGGGAAAAGGATATGCACCAGAAGCAGCCAGGGCGTCAATAGAGTGGGCTTTTTCAAATATTAGTACTAATAAGCTTATAAGTGTCATACATCCTGAGAATAAAGCCTCAAAAAGGGTTGCCATTAAAATTGGAGAAAAACACACTTCAACTGAAATTGTCAATGGAAAGAAATCCGATATATATACAATTACGCGTGACTGA
- a CDS encoding metallopeptidase TldD-related protein, with protein sequence MKGLAEKILTQVMSSSFDEVCITLTENLKNELNIAHNKVSLMRSTESEKLAIMAIQDNRKVTGSTSTTDPEAVTNLIEEMARDVTTTPPDEANAVAFDQRGSFVKGTQKADLESLVQGAKNILAYRSQTFPSFQIEEGLLDHNLNKTTVLSSRGCELELSHGFYGMVLMGSSKDKHGSSSFSYTGGMMESIPPDIQNQFNIQSMMENSVQETKTCQIKEKFTGDVILMPNAVSSLMRWLFGQLGDFALMQDTSIYKKAVGEIIADEQLDLYHILEGPGVVPFNNEGFLLEPFHLLEKGQLKSLLPSYYGSRKLGLPHQPLGMGWEITSRKTSQEEMIYSVNRGALVGRLSMGSPAPNGDFSGVIKNSFLLEKGKRTTALSETMITGNIAQMLKDIVAISKESTNFGTGNIPWIQIKGLQFS encoded by the coding sequence ATGAAAGGCCTTGCAGAGAAAATCCTCACACAGGTTATGAGTTCTAGCTTCGATGAAGTTTGTATAACACTCACAGAGAATCTGAAGAACGAACTCAATATTGCCCATAATAAAGTGAGCCTCATGCGGAGCACTGAATCAGAAAAGCTTGCTATCATGGCGATACAGGATAATCGTAAAGTCACCGGTTCAACTTCAACTACTGATCCTGAGGCTGTAACAAATCTCATAGAGGAAATGGCACGGGACGTAACAACGACTCCCCCTGATGAGGCAAATGCAGTGGCCTTTGATCAAAGGGGAAGTTTTGTAAAAGGGACTCAAAAGGCAGATCTGGAAAGCTTGGTCCAGGGAGCAAAAAATATTCTTGCCTACCGTTCACAAACATTCCCAAGCTTCCAGATAGAAGAAGGACTCCTGGATCACAATCTAAATAAAACGACAGTTCTGAGTTCCAGGGGCTGCGAGCTGGAACTCAGCCACGGTTTCTATGGAATGGTTCTAATGGGCTCCAGTAAGGATAAGCACGGCAGTAGTTCTTTTAGCTATACCGGTGGAATGATGGAGAGCATTCCACCGGATATACAGAATCAGTTCAACATTCAAAGCATGATGGAAAACAGTGTTCAGGAGACAAAAACCTGCCAAATAAAAGAAAAATTTACAGGGGATGTTATCCTTATGCCGAATGCCGTCAGCAGCTTAATGAGGTGGCTTTTCGGACAACTTGGGGATTTTGCCCTGATGCAGGATACTTCCATATACAAAAAAGCGGTGGGAGAGATAATTGCCGATGAACAACTGGATCTTTATCACATATTGGAGGGTCCGGGTGTAGTTCCATTTAATAACGAAGGTTTTCTGTTAGAACCGTTTCACCTTCTGGAAAAGGGGCAGCTGAAATCTCTTCTCCCCTCCTATTATGGCAGTAGAAAGCTGGGCTTACCTCACCAACCCCTGGGAATGGGGTGGGAGATTACTTCAAGAAAAACGTCCCAAGAGGAAATGATCTACAGTGTGAACAGGGGAGCATTAGTGGGGAGATTGTCCATGGGATCACCGGCACCAAATGGAGATTTTTCAGGAGTCATTAAAAACAGTTTTCTCTTGGAGAAGGGCAAACGCACCACTGCCTTGTCAGAAACCATGATTACAGGGAATATTGCTCAAATGCTTAAGGATATTGTGGCTATCAGCAAGGAATCAACCAACTTCGGTACAGGAAATATTCCTTGGATCCAGATTAAGGGATTACAGTTCTCTTAA
- a CDS encoding TldD/PmbA family protein: MPFTNFIHSGTYNEYRHHEIRNRRIIMVDGSLVSNDNSHRQGFSARVYHKGYWGFASSTRNPSPQDLSNKALANAHALEIFGENKNLLPTGGYQGEHGFSGKPNLSSLEVIELMVSIDAMVRKKYSEISTVSLVTTDEFHDKFVQNSAGSRVYNNISRASLGILMTIKDADDKPVVLGESIFGKGGVGDLDLSMAIVEEKLDDLYQHLLAKREAVPAKGGLQSVVLAPNLAGMLAHEAMGHPCEADLVLGGAVTGDLRGKKIASDLITMVDFAHTYEGQELLMPVYADDEGTQGIDVTLIQDGVLTDFMHNRETAMTFKDIPTGNARAFKPDDEPLIRMRNTAILPGNSELEEMISGVEDGYYLMKTQNGQADTTTEFMFGVNLGYEIKNGKLGRAIKDTTLSGSALKMLQSVDAVSNDMYWINSGYCGKKQPMVVSMGGPAIRAKAQLGGE; the protein is encoded by the coding sequence ATGCCTTTTACTAATTTCATCCATTCTGGGACCTATAACGAATATAGACATCATGAGATACGAAATCGCCGTATTATCATGGTTGACGGTTCACTCGTATCAAATGATAACTCTCACCGTCAGGGATTTTCGGCCCGTGTATATCACAAAGGGTATTGGGGATTTGCCTCAAGCACCAGGAATCCCTCTCCTCAAGATTTGAGTAATAAGGCCCTGGCCAATGCTCATGCATTGGAGATTTTTGGTGAGAATAAAAACTTGTTACCTACTGGAGGCTATCAGGGTGAACACGGTTTCAGCGGGAAACCAAACCTAAGTTCTCTGGAAGTCATTGAACTGATGGTAAGTATCGATGCCATGGTAAGGAAAAAATATTCTGAAATCAGCACAGTCTCACTGGTAACCACGGATGAGTTTCACGATAAGTTTGTACAGAACAGTGCCGGCAGCCGAGTCTACAACAATATCTCTCGGGCATCGCTGGGCATATTGATGACCATTAAGGATGCTGATGATAAACCTGTAGTGTTGGGGGAGAGTATTTTCGGTAAGGGCGGAGTAGGAGACCTGGATCTATCTATGGCTATTGTGGAGGAAAAACTGGATGACTTATATCAGCACCTCTTGGCAAAACGGGAAGCTGTACCTGCTAAAGGAGGATTGCAATCCGTAGTATTAGCACCAAACCTGGCGGGAATGTTGGCGCACGAAGCGATGGGGCATCCCTGTGAAGCAGACTTGGTTCTAGGTGGTGCCGTGACAGGAGATCTGAGAGGAAAGAAAATTGCCAGTGACCTGATCACAATGGTTGATTTTGCCCATACTTATGAAGGACAAGAACTCCTTATGCCGGTCTATGCAGATGATGAAGGAACTCAGGGAATAGACGTCACTTTAATTCAGGATGGTGTGTTGACAGATTTCATGCACAACCGTGAAACAGCAATGACCTTCAAGGATATTCCTACGGGGAATGCCAGGGCTTTTAAACCGGATGACGAACCTCTGATCCGAATGCGTAATACGGCCATCCTTCCCGGTAACTCGGAGCTTGAAGAAATGATCTCTGGTGTAGAAGACGGATATTATCTGATGAAAACCCAAAACGGGCAGGCTGATACCACTACAGAGTTTATGTTTGGTGTGAATCTTGGTTACGAAATCAAAAATGGCAAGCTGGGAAGAGCCATTAAAGATACAACCCTATCTGGATCTGCTTTGAAAATGCTTCAATCCGTAGATGCTGTTTCAAATGATATGTACTGGATAAACTCAGGATACTGCGGAAAAAAACAGCCCATGGTCGTCTCCATGGGGGGACCAGCTATCCGGGCTAAAGCCCAATTGGGAGGTGAATGA
- a CDS encoding response regulator transcription factor — translation MILNNKQAELIRRIVSYIYTHDLNQNAFIELTPYICELLGIHYFATSFLPNKYAPERFLTSNNPEEFNRLYTSLIDQDFLMDALVKKHRIVLYRNLTKELNLKSNEFVNETQKLRPVSDCCYLPLKINGELLGFYAIARAGEKSKDLSAKDIEIFNFVCDIITDRFKQNLYISPETADIAYMNSFGEISFMGSRIKDTFIELFGDRHFERPLFGNSQNSTILNSYFRQFEKCDENTKTGEITFCFEGKKVIFHFNKLIDTVIRPYAYKEPQYKITLHKDSDDPLQSSLIDYSLIQKSYHLTPKEIEIISFIYKGLTNRQIASRLAISESTVKHHVWNIFNKTGVDNRTQLIFTVTS, via the coding sequence ATGATACTCAATAATAAACAAGCAGAATTGATACGGAGAATTGTTTCCTATATCTATACTCATGATCTTAACCAGAATGCCTTTATAGAACTCACACCCTATATATGTGAGCTTCTTGGGATCCATTATTTTGCAACTTCCTTTCTTCCGAATAAATATGCACCTGAAAGATTTCTCACATCCAATAATCCGGAAGAGTTCAACAGACTCTACACCTCTCTGATTGATCAGGATTTTTTAATGGATGCATTGGTAAAAAAACATAGAATTGTGCTATATAGAAACCTGACAAAAGAACTAAATCTGAAGTCCAATGAATTTGTTAATGAAACACAAAAATTGCGGCCTGTCTCGGACTGTTGTTACCTGCCCCTTAAAATCAATGGAGAATTACTCGGATTTTATGCCATAGCCAGGGCGGGAGAAAAATCAAAAGATCTATCCGCAAAAGACATTGAAATTTTCAATTTTGTCTGCGATATCATTACAGACAGATTTAAACAGAATCTTTATATCAGCCCTGAAACAGCTGATATCGCCTATATGAATTCCTTTGGAGAGATCTCCTTTATGGGGAGTAGAATAAAAGATACTTTTATTGAATTATTCGGAGACAGGCACTTTGAGAGACCTTTATTCGGTAATTCTCAGAACTCGACAATCCTGAACAGCTATTTCAGACAATTTGAAAAATGTGATGAAAACACAAAAACAGGAGAAATAACGTTCTGCTTTGAAGGTAAAAAAGTTATCTTTCATTTCAATAAACTGATTGATACTGTAATACGCCCTTATGCGTATAAAGAGCCTCAATACAAAATAACACTGCACAAAGATTCAGATGATCCTCTGCAATCCTCGCTCATTGATTATTCACTTATTCAAAAGAGCTACCATCTAACTCCCAAAGAGATTGAAATCATAAGTTTTATTTACAAGGGGCTCACCAATAGACAGATTGCATCCCGTTTAGCCATATCCGAATCGACAGTCAAACATCATGTATGGAATATTTTTAACAAAACCGGTGTCGACAATAGAACACAATTAATCTTTACGGTTACATCCTGA
- a CDS encoding YdeI family protein, translating into MPEPDPARIMTFASPKDLGRWLKVNHATESELWVKIFRKKTGIPSVTWDDVVIEALCWGWIDGIKKSIDDQAYFQRITPRKARSNWSKRNKEHAERLISEGRMTESGLVHIRAAKVDGRWENVYVASEMKVPADFLAALESKPKAKQFFEMLNKSSRYAIAYGLTSAKKPETRQRRFAKFMDMLVREENPGFSSKKTKKA; encoded by the coding sequence ATGCCTGAACCCGATCCAGCGAGAATCATGACCTTTGCATCGCCGAAAGATCTCGGCCGATGGCTCAAGGTTAATCATGCCACCGAAAGTGAGCTGTGGGTGAAGATATTCAGGAAAAAGACTGGTATTCCGAGCGTGACTTGGGATGATGTTGTGATTGAGGCACTATGTTGGGGCTGGATCGACGGCATCAAGAAGTCAATCGATGACCAAGCCTATTTCCAGCGAATTACTCCCAGGAAAGCTCGAAGCAACTGGTCAAAAAGGAACAAAGAGCATGCGGAGCGTCTGATCAGCGAGGGCCGGATGACGGAGTCGGGGCTCGTGCATATTCGAGCCGCCAAAGTGGACGGCCGTTGGGAGAACGTCTATGTGGCAAGTGAAATGAAAGTGCCAGCAGATTTTCTGGCAGCACTGGAGAGCAAGCCGAAAGCGAAACAGTTTTTTGAAATGCTCAACAAATCGAGTCGTTATGCCATTGCGTACGGATTGACAAGTGCGAAGAAACCCGAAACCAGACAGAGGCGATTTGCAAAATTCATGGACATGCTTGTCCGGGAAGAAAATCCGGGCTTTAGCTCCAAGAAAACAAAAAAAGCATAA